Proteins from a genomic interval of Kitasatospora herbaricolor:
- the pheA gene encoding prephenate dehydratase, with translation MSATRYTYLGPEGTFTEAALRTLPEAGTRELVPLTSVPAVLDAVREGQASGAFVPIENSVEGAVTATSDELASGTPLMIYREVLLPISFALLVRPGTTLDDIKTVTSHPVAQPQVRKWIAAHLPDARWESAASNADGARLVQEGRFDGAFAGEFAAALYGLEPLVKEIHDAENATTRFVLVGPPGRVSSPTGLDKTSMVAWLPDDHPGALLELLQEFAVRGVNLMRIESRPTGEGLGNYCFLIDCEGHLAERRVSEALMGLKRICPQVRFLGSYPRADRQPSTYQRPGTTDSDFTRAADWLSRCLDGRGEA, from the coding sequence ATGTCGGCCACCCGCTACACCTACCTCGGGCCCGAGGGCACCTTCACCGAGGCGGCCCTGCGGACCCTGCCCGAGGCGGGGACCCGGGAGCTGGTGCCGCTGACCTCGGTGCCCGCCGTGCTGGACGCGGTGCGCGAGGGGCAGGCCTCCGGGGCGTTCGTGCCGATCGAGAACTCCGTCGAGGGCGCCGTCACCGCGACCAGCGACGAACTGGCCTCCGGCACGCCGCTGATGATCTACCGCGAGGTGCTGCTGCCGATCTCCTTCGCACTGCTGGTGCGGCCCGGGACGACGCTGGACGACATCAAGACCGTCACCAGCCACCCGGTGGCCCAGCCGCAGGTGCGCAAGTGGATCGCCGCCCACCTGCCGGACGCCCGCTGGGAGTCGGCCGCCTCCAACGCCGACGGCGCCCGGCTGGTCCAGGAGGGCCGTTTCGACGGTGCCTTCGCGGGCGAGTTCGCGGCGGCGCTGTACGGCCTGGAGCCGCTGGTCAAGGAGATCCACGACGCCGAGAACGCGACCACCCGGTTCGTCCTGGTGGGCCCGCCCGGCCGGGTCTCCTCGCCGACCGGCCTGGACAAGACCTCGATGGTGGCCTGGCTGCCGGACGACCACCCGGGCGCGCTGCTGGAGCTGCTGCAGGAGTTCGCGGTGCGGGGTGTCAACCTGATGCGGATCGAGTCCCGCCCCACCGGCGAGGGACTCGGCAACTACTGCTTCCTGATCGACTGCGAGGGGCACCTGGCCGAGCGCCGGGTGAGCGAGGCCCTGATGGGGCTGAAGCGGATCTGCCCGCAGGTGCGCTTCCTGGGCTCGTACCCGCGCGCGGACCGGCAGCCCTCCACGTACCAGCGGCCGGGCACCACGGACAGCGACTTCACGCGGGCGGCGGACTGGCTGTCGCGCTGCCTGGACGGGCGCGGCGAGGCCTGA
- the efeB gene encoding iron uptake transporter deferrochelatase/peroxidase subunit: MNSTTGPGAGTAAGFSRRALLGGAGAGLVAGAAGGAVLGRATAAASAPAGPAGSGALGAGQVPFHGARQAGIVEPQQARVHLAAFDLLPGAGRAELRTLLRRWSGTSARLGRGEPADEYESRIAADAGPCSLTVTFGFGSTLFDKAGLAEHRPRALDPLPDFPEDALDRARSDGDLWVQIGADDALVAFNALRVLQRQAAGTAAQRWQMTGFGRTPGATARPTTGRNLMGQVDGTNNPRPQDPDFAAKVFCGADEPGWLAGGSYVVLRRIRMLLDNWDNLPEDRQERVIGRRKSDGAPLSGGGEHTPVDLAAQNADGTLAVPADAHVRVAAPASNGGAAMLRRGFSYHDGMLPDGSPDAGLLFLAFQADPRRGFVPVQRKLARGDGLSRFLRHEASGLYAVPPGAPEGGYVGQALLEG; this comes from the coding sequence ATGAACAGCACCACCGGCCCGGGGGCGGGCACCGCCGCGGGCTTCTCCCGGCGCGCGCTGCTGGGCGGCGCCGGGGCCGGGCTGGTGGCCGGCGCGGCGGGCGGCGCGGTGCTCGGCCGGGCCACCGCGGCCGCGTCCGCCCCCGCCGGACCGGCGGGCAGCGGGGCGCTCGGCGCCGGACAGGTGCCGTTCCACGGGGCCCGGCAGGCCGGCATCGTCGAGCCGCAGCAGGCCAGGGTCCACCTCGCCGCCTTCGACCTGCTGCCCGGCGCCGGCCGGGCGGAGCTGCGGACGCTGCTCCGGCGCTGGTCCGGGACGTCCGCCCGGCTCGGCCGGGGCGAGCCCGCCGACGAGTACGAGAGCCGGATCGCCGCCGACGCCGGCCCGTGCTCGCTGACCGTCACCTTCGGCTTCGGCTCCACGCTCTTCGACAAGGCCGGGCTGGCCGAGCACCGCCCCCGGGCGCTCGACCCGCTGCCGGACTTCCCCGAGGACGCCCTGGACCGGGCCCGCAGCGACGGCGACCTCTGGGTGCAGATCGGCGCCGACGACGCCCTGGTGGCCTTCAACGCGCTGCGGGTGCTCCAGCGGCAGGCCGCCGGCACCGCCGCCCAGCGCTGGCAGATGACCGGCTTCGGCCGCACCCCCGGCGCCACCGCCCGCCCGACGACCGGCCGCAACCTGATGGGCCAGGTCGACGGCACCAACAACCCGCGCCCGCAGGACCCGGACTTCGCCGCGAAGGTGTTCTGCGGCGCCGACGAGCCCGGCTGGCTGGCCGGCGGCTCGTACGTGGTGCTGCGCCGGATCCGGATGCTGCTGGACAACTGGGACAACCTCCCCGAGGACCGGCAGGAGCGCGTGATCGGCCGGCGCAAGTCGGACGGCGCCCCACTCTCCGGCGGCGGCGAGCACACCCCCGTCGACCTGGCCGCGCAGAACGCCGACGGCACCCTCGCCGTGCCGGCCGACGCCCACGTCCGGGTGGCCGCGCCGGCGTCCAACGGCGGGGCGGCGATGCTGCGCCGGGGCTTCTCGTACCACGACGGGATGCTGCCGGACGGCTCCCCCGACGCCGGGCTGCTCTTCCTGGCGTTCCAGGCCGACCCCCGGCGCGGGTTCGTCCCGGTGCAGCGCAAGCTGGCCCGCGGGGACGGCCTCTCCCGCTTCCTGCGGCACGAGGCCAGCGGCCTGTACGCGGTGCCGCCGGGCGCGCCGGAGGGCGGCTACGTGGGCCAGGCCCTGCTGGAGGGCTGA
- a CDS encoding copper resistance CopC/CopD family protein, producing MLKASHRRLTGLLGVLGALLALMVAGAGPASAHAALQSTDPAQNSVLATAPGFVTLTFSESVSLSGDSVRVLDPAGRPVDTGNPGHADGRENTARVGLNSGLADGTYTVAWRAVSDDSHPVGGAFTFSVGAPSDTSVSAGALQEAKADSLVAALYGTGRTVAYGAFALLMGAAGFVLLCWPAGAAVRTVQRLLMTGWVALLLSTIAVLLLRGPYERGSGLGQAFDLSLVRATLDERIGTALAARLLLLATAGVFLSLLVGQLGGPVPAKAGGDPEPGPRQPADAGRDSGSGSGSGSGSGSGSGSETHEDADEDELRRLEERAAERPQREARIGLGVAGVLLAIALSATWVGADHASVGIQVWLALPFGILHLIAMALWLGGLATLLVGLRHGLGAATADRFSKIAFGSVAALTVTGVYQSWRGLGSWNALVDTEYGRLLLIKVGCVGAMLGVAWISRSWVARLRTAGAEQAAAAEPATAGEPAAVAARDDAEERDDAEELVAAGAAASGATAPVDPVRRAQLERQRAARSNAGRERDFTPAKAGLRRSVLVEAGVAVAVLVVTTLLTNSPPGRVARAVGAGADRPAASAPAGGAAGGAQAPQTVPGQTMELKLPYDTGGRTANAKGTATVTLNPARAGANEVHLKLDGPDGRPVEVPEVQLAFTLPDRDLGPLPVALTAEGTGRWAGTAQLPLAGNWVVSVVVRSSDIDQATETKSLKIG from the coding sequence ATGCTGAAGGCCAGCCACCGCAGGCTCACCGGACTGCTCGGGGTTCTCGGCGCGCTGCTCGCGCTGATGGTCGCCGGGGCCGGGCCCGCCTCCGCCCACGCCGCGCTGCAGTCCACCGACCCGGCGCAGAACTCGGTGCTCGCCACCGCGCCCGGCTTCGTCACCCTGACCTTCAGCGAGAGCGTCTCGCTCTCCGGCGACTCGGTCCGCGTCCTCGACCCGGCCGGCCGGCCCGTCGACACCGGCAACCCCGGGCACGCCGACGGCCGGGAGAACACCGCCCGGGTCGGCCTGAACAGCGGGCTCGCGGACGGCACCTACACCGTCGCCTGGCGCGCCGTCTCGGACGACTCGCACCCGGTCGGCGGCGCCTTCACCTTCTCCGTCGGCGCCCCCTCGGACACCTCGGTGTCCGCCGGCGCGCTGCAGGAGGCCAAGGCCGACAGCCTGGTCGCCGCCCTCTACGGCACCGGCCGCACCGTCGCGTACGGCGCCTTCGCGCTGCTGATGGGCGCGGCCGGGTTCGTCCTGCTCTGCTGGCCGGCCGGCGCGGCGGTGCGCACGGTGCAGCGGCTGCTGATGACCGGCTGGGTCGCGCTGCTGCTGTCCACCATCGCGGTCCTGCTGCTGCGCGGGCCTTACGAGCGCGGCTCGGGCCTCGGGCAGGCCTTCGACCTCTCGCTGGTGCGCGCCACCCTGGACGAGCGGATCGGTACCGCGCTGGCCGCCCGGCTGCTGCTGCTGGCCACCGCCGGCGTGTTCCTCTCCCTGCTGGTCGGCCAGCTCGGCGGCCCGGTGCCGGCGAAGGCCGGCGGCGACCCGGAGCCGGGCCCTCGCCAGCCGGCCGACGCCGGCCGCGACAGCGGCAGCGGCAGCGGCAGCGGCAGCGGCAGCGGCAGCGGCAGCGGCAGCGAAACCCACGAGGACGCCGACGAGGACGAGCTGCGCCGGCTGGAGGAGCGGGCCGCCGAGCGGCCGCAGCGGGAGGCCCGGATCGGCCTCGGGGTCGCCGGGGTGCTGCTGGCGATCGCGCTCTCCGCCACCTGGGTCGGCGCCGACCACGCCTCGGTGGGCATCCAGGTCTGGCTGGCCCTGCCGTTCGGCATCCTGCACCTGATCGCGATGGCCCTGTGGCTGGGCGGCCTGGCCACCCTGCTGGTCGGGCTGCGGCACGGCCTCGGCGCGGCGACCGCCGACCGCTTCTCGAAGATCGCCTTCGGTTCGGTGGCGGCGCTCACGGTGACCGGCGTCTACCAGTCCTGGCGCGGGCTGGGCAGCTGGAACGCACTGGTCGACACCGAGTACGGCCGGCTGCTGCTGATCAAGGTCGGCTGCGTGGGCGCGATGCTCGGGGTGGCCTGGATCTCGCGTTCCTGGGTGGCCCGGCTGCGGACCGCCGGCGCCGAGCAGGCCGCGGCGGCGGAGCCGGCGACGGCCGGGGAGCCGGCTGCCGTCGCGGCGCGGGACGACGCCGAGGAGCGGGACGACGCCGAGGAGCTGGTGGCGGCCGGCGCCGCGGCGAGCGGCGCGACCGCACCCGTGGACCCCGTCCGGCGGGCCCAGCTGGAGCGCCAGCGGGCCGCCCGCAGCAACGCCGGCCGGGAGCGGGACTTCACCCCGGCCAAGGCCGGCCTGCGGCGCTCCGTCCTGGTCGAGGCCGGGGTGGCGGTCGCCGTCCTGGTGGTCACCACGCTGCTCACCAACTCCCCGCCCGGCCGGGTCGCCCGGGCCGTCGGGGCGGGCGCCGACCGGCCCGCCGCATCCGCCCCGGCGGGCGGCGCCGCCGGTGGGGCGCAGGCACCGCAGACCGTGCCCGGGCAGACCATGGAACTGAAGCTGCCCTACGACACCGGCGGCCGGACCGCCAACGCCAAGGGCACCGCCACGGTCACCCTCAACCCGGCCCGGGCCGGGGCCAACGAGGTGCACCTCAAGCTGGACGGCCCGGACGGCCGGCCGGTCGAGGTGCCCGAGGTGCAGCTCGCCTTCACCCTGCCGGACCGCGACCTCGGACCGCTGCCGGTCGCCCTCACCGCCGAGGGCACCGGACGCTGGGCGGGCACCGCGCAGCTGCCGCTGGCCGGCAACTGGGTGGTGTCGGTGGTGGTCCGCTCCTCCGACATCGACCAGGCCACCGAGACCAAGTCCCTGAAGATCGGCTGA
- a CDS encoding copper chaperone PCu(A)C, whose product MSSRSFRTTAITGAVVATVLGAGTILVAWGPGHGGAGGAARLSIADPYIPLPAGGAMAAGYLTVRNAGGKDELVKVSSPGASSVTMHRSTETSMESAGPLAVPAGGALELARGGTHLMIMGWSKQPALGDVIELDLTFAKSGTIAVRVPVKPLTYRPGQQDSGN is encoded by the coding sequence GTGAGCAGCCGCTCCTTCCGGACCACCGCCATCACCGGCGCCGTGGTGGCGACCGTGCTCGGCGCGGGGACCATCCTGGTCGCCTGGGGGCCGGGGCACGGCGGAGCGGGCGGCGCCGCCCGGCTGAGCATCGCCGACCCGTACATCCCGCTGCCGGCCGGCGGCGCGATGGCCGCCGGCTATCTGACCGTGCGCAACGCGGGCGGCAAGGACGAGCTGGTCAAGGTGAGCAGTCCCGGGGCATCCTCGGTCACCATGCACCGCTCGACGGAGACCTCGATGGAGAGCGCCGGACCGCTGGCCGTCCCGGCCGGCGGCGCCCTGGAGCTCGCGCGGGGCGGGACCCACCTGATGATCATGGGGTGGTCGAAGCAGCCCGCCCTGGGTGACGTCATCGAACTCGACCTGACCTTCGCCAAGTCCGGCACCATCGCCGTCCGGGTGCCGGTCAAGCCGCTCACCTACCGGCCCGGTCAGCAGGACTCAGGAAACTAG